Proteins co-encoded in one Medicago truncatula cultivar Jemalong A17 chromosome 8, MtrunA17r5.0-ANR, whole genome shotgun sequence genomic window:
- the LOC25500213 gene encoding probably inactive leucine-rich repeat receptor-like protein kinase At5g48380, translated as MVFVPSSRILSSYVFVSFLLLISFGITYGTETDIFCLKSIKNSIQDPNNYLTSSWNFNNKTEGFICRFNGVECWHPDENKVLNLKLSNMGLKGQFPRGIVNCSSMTGLDLSVNDLSGTIPGDISTLLKFVTSLDLSSNEFSGEIPVSLANCTYLNVLKLSQNQLTGQIPLLLGTLDRIKTFDVSNNLLTGQVPNFTAGGKVDVNYANNQGLCGQPSLGVCKATASSKSNTAVIAGAAVGAVTLAALGLGVFMFFFVRRSAYRKKEEDPEGNKWARSLKGTKGIKVSLFEKSISKMKLSDLMKATNNFSNINIIGTGRTGTVYKATLEDGTAFMVKRLQESQHSEKEFMSEMATLGTVKHRNLVPLLGFCVAKKERLLVFKNMPNGMLHDQLHPAAGECTLDWPSRLKIAIGAAKGFAWLHHSCNPRIIHRNISSKCILLDADFEPKISDFGLARLMNPLDTHLSTFVNGEFGDFGYVAPEYTKTLVATPKGDVFSFGTVLLELVTGERPANVAKAPETFKGNLVEWITELSSNSKLHDAIDESLLNKGDDNELFQFLKVACNCVTEVPKERPTMFEVYQFLRAIGGKYNFQTEDEILVPEDIIGDNNMVELIVAREGK; from the exons ATGGTTTTTGTTCCAAGTAGCCGGATTTTGAGTTCTTATGTTTTTGTTAGTTTCTTGTTGCTGATTAGTTTTGGTATAACCTATGGGACTGAAACtgatatcttctgtttgaaaagtataaaaaattCGATTCAAGACCCGAATAATTATTTGACATCTTCATGGAATTTCAACAATAAAACTGAAGGGTTTATATGTAGATTTAATGGTGTTGAATGCTGGCATCCTGATGAGAATAAAGTCTTGAATCTCAAATTATCAAATATGGGACTCAAGGGTCAGTTTCCTCGGGGCATTGTTAATTGTTCGAGCATGACAGGATTAGATCTTTCAGTCAACGACCTATCTGGAACCATTCCAGGAGATATATCGACGCTCCTAAAATTTGTGACGTCGCTTGATCTATCTTCAAATGAATTTTCTGGGGAGATACCTGTTAGTCTTGCAAATTGTACTtatctgaatgtccttaaactTAGTCAGAACCAACTCACCGGTCAAATTCCTTTACTATTAGGCACTCTCGATCGTATTAAGACATTCGACGTATCCAACAATCTTTTGACCGGGCAAGTTCCAAACTTTACTGCTGGTGGTAAAGTTGATGTAAATTATGCAAATAATCAAGGTCTTTGTGGACAACCTTCATTAGGGGTTTGCAAGGCTACGGCTTCCTCCAAGAGTAACACTGCAGTTATAGCTGGAGCTGCTGTTGGTGCGGTGACTCTTGCAGCGTTAGGATTGGGCgtttttatgttcttctttgtGCGTCGCAGTGCTTAtaggaagaaggaagaagatccTGAAGGAAACAAATGGGCAAGAAGTCTTAAAGGAACTAAAGGAATTAAG GTATCTCTATTTGAGAAGtcaatttcaaaaatgaaattgagTGATCTCATGAAGGCTACCAACAACTTCAGTAATATCAATATCATTGGGACAGGAAGAACAGGAACAGTTTACAAAGCTACCCTTGAGGACGGCACAGCATTTATGGTGAAAAGATTGCAGGAATCTCAACACTCCGAGAAAGAGTTTATGTCTGAGATGGCGACACTAGGGACTGTCAAACATCGTAATCTGGTTCCACTTTTAGGTTTTTGTGTGGCCAAAAAGGAGAGGCTTTTGGTCTTTAAAAACATGCCGAATGGAATGCTCCATGATCAACTACATCCTGCTGCCGGTGAGTGCACACTTGACTGGCCTTCGAGACTCAAAATCGCAATTGGAGCAGCCAAAGGATTTGCATGGCTTCATCATAGCTGCAACCCTCGCATCATCCACCGAAACATAAGCTCTAAGTGTATCTTGTTGGACGCAGATTTTGAGCCCAAAATTTCCGATTTCGGCCTTGCCAGATTGATGAACCCGCTCGATACGCATTTAAGTACTTTCGTAAATGGGGAGTTCGGCGATTTTGGTTATGTGGCTCCTGAGTATACAAAAACCTTGGTTGCTACGCCTAAAGGCGATGTTTTTAGCTTTGGGACTGTGCTTCTTGAGTTGGTGACCGGCGAAAGACCTGCAAATGTGGCTAAAGCACCAGAAACTTTTAAAGGAAATCTCGTAGAATGGATTACGGAGCTTTCAAGCAACTCAAAACTCCACGATGCCATCGACGAGTCACTTCTCAACAAAGGTGATGACAACGAGCTTTTCCAATTTTTAAAGGTTGCATGCAACTGTGTTACAGAAGTTCCAAAGGAGAGACCAACCATGTTTGAAGTATATCAGTTTTTAAGAGCTATTGGTGGTAAGTACAATTTCCAAACTGAAGATGAAATATTGGTACCTGAAGATATTATTGGTGATAATAACATGGTGGAACTTATTGTTGCTAGAGAaggaaaataa